Proteins co-encoded in one Erwinia sp. genomic window:
- the gor gene encoding Glutathione reductase (ID:JIFNMEKO_03161;~source:Prodigal:2.6), which yields MTRHYDYLAIGGGSGGIASMNRAAMYGKKCALIEANALGGTCVNVGCVPKKVMWHAAQIAEAIRLYGPDYGFDTTLNHHDWSTLVKNRSAYIERIHHSYDKVLSKNQVDVIHGFARFVDAHTVEVDGEQITADHILIATGGRPNHPAIPGAELGIDSDGFFELTSLPARTAVVGAGYIAVEIAGVLNALGSETHLYVRKESPLRAFDPMITETLVEVMNEEGPVLHTHSSPEKVSRNSDGSLTLHLGNGQQQVVDCLIWAIGRQPATDNLNLEAAGVSCNEKGYITVDAYQNTNVPGIYAVGDNTGAIELTPVAVAAGRRLSERLFNNKPDEHLDYSNVPTVVFSHPPIGTVGLTEPQAREKYGDEQITVYHSSFTAMYTAVTQHRQPCRMKLICLGKEEKIIGIHGIGYGMDEMLQGFAVALKMGATKGDFDNTVAIHPTGAEEFVTMR from the coding sequence ATGACCAGACATTATGATTATCTCGCCATTGGCGGTGGCAGTGGTGGCATCGCTTCAATGAATCGCGCCGCAATGTATGGAAAAAAATGTGCGCTGATTGAAGCCAATGCCCTGGGAGGCACCTGTGTCAATGTGGGATGCGTGCCGAAAAAAGTGATGTGGCATGCGGCTCAGATTGCTGAAGCTATCAGATTATATGGACCTGATTACGGTTTCGATACCACGCTTAATCACCATGACTGGTCAACGCTGGTAAAGAACCGTAGTGCCTATATTGAGCGTATTCATCACTCTTATGACAAGGTACTGAGCAAAAACCAGGTGGATGTGATTCACGGTTTTGCCCGTTTTGTTGATGCTCATACCGTCGAGGTCGATGGTGAGCAGATCACCGCTGACCATATTCTGATTGCAACGGGAGGACGCCCCAATCACCCGGCAATTCCCGGTGCAGAGCTTGGCATTGACTCTGATGGTTTCTTTGAACTCACCTCGTTACCTGCCAGAACGGCGGTCGTTGGTGCCGGATACATCGCCGTCGAAATCGCTGGTGTGCTGAATGCTCTGGGCTCTGAAACGCACCTTTATGTGCGTAAAGAGAGCCCGTTACGCGCATTTGACCCTATGATCACAGAGACACTGGTTGAGGTGATGAATGAAGAGGGGCCTGTACTGCATACCCACTCCTCCCCTGAGAAAGTGAGTCGTAACAGTGACGGCAGTCTGACACTGCACCTGGGAAATGGTCAGCAGCAGGTGGTGGATTGCCTGATCTGGGCGATAGGCCGTCAGCCTGCCACCGACAATTTGAATCTGGAAGCAGCAGGCGTTAGCTGTAATGAGAAAGGTTATATCACGGTTGATGCTTACCAAAATACCAATGTGCCAGGTATTTATGCCGTAGGCGATAATACCGGTGCGATAGAGCTGACGCCGGTGGCGGTGGCTGCCGGGCGGCGTTTATCGGAAAGGTTGTTTAACAATAAACCGGATGAACATCTGGACTACAGCAATGTGCCGACAGTGGTATTCAGCCACCCACCTATTGGCACCGTGGGATTAACAGAGCCGCAGGCGCGGGAAAAATACGGTGACGAGCAGATAACGGTTTACCACTCTTCGTTCACTGCGATGTACACCGCCGTCACTCAGCATCGTCAACCCTGCCGGATGAAACTGATTTGCCTGGGTAAGGAAGAGAAAATTATCGGCATCCATGGTATTGGCTACGGAATGGATGAAATGCTGCAGGGCTTTGCGGTAGCACTGAAAATGGGTGCGACTAAAGGTGATTTTGATAATACGGTTGCTATTCATCCCACTGGCGCAGAAGAGTTTGTCACTATGCGATGA
- the rbn gene encoding Ribonuclease BN (ID:JIFNMEKO_03162;~source:Prodigal:2.6), whose product MELLFLGTGAGTPSRQRNVTSIAVNFQSHHPVSWLFDCGEGTQQQILRSPVKLGKIEKIFITHLHGDHIFGLPGFLTSRSMIGNTTPLTLFGPAGLKEYVDVNIRLSGSWISFPLEIIEISAGEIYRDDYVSVIAQPLTHPVPCFGYRITERDKPGALDVQTLLAEGIEPGRQFQALKEGKTVTLEDGRIINGWDYLGPATPGLTVAIFGDTAPTPCAQALASQVDVMVHEATLEAAMQEKANARGHSTTVQAAETAKTAGAKKLIITHISSRYTREEGERLLDECRAIFPDTDLAHDFSLFSL is encoded by the coding sequence GTGGAATTGTTATTTTTAGGAACAGGGGCCGGAACGCCAAGCCGGCAACGCAATGTCACCAGTATCGCAGTTAATTTTCAGAGTCATCATCCCGTTAGCTGGCTATTTGACTGTGGTGAAGGTACACAACAACAGATTCTGCGCTCTCCGGTAAAGCTTGGGAAAATAGAAAAAATTTTCATTACCCATCTGCACGGTGATCACATTTTTGGGCTCCCGGGCTTCCTGACCAGCCGATCAATGATTGGTAACACAACTCCATTAACGCTGTTTGGGCCTGCTGGGCTGAAAGAGTATGTCGATGTTAATATCCGGCTCAGTGGTTCATGGATAAGCTTTCCTCTGGAAATCATCGAAATCAGTGCGGGTGAAATCTATCGGGATGACTACGTGAGTGTTATTGCACAACCGCTGACCCATCCGGTTCCGTGCTTTGGTTATCGCATCACAGAACGTGATAAACCGGGAGCCTTAGATGTGCAAACATTACTTGCAGAAGGTATTGAGCCCGGCCGGCAATTCCAGGCACTTAAAGAAGGAAAAACCGTGACATTAGAGGATGGCCGCATCATCAATGGATGGGACTATCTCGGACCAGCGACACCCGGGCTCACCGTAGCCATCTTTGGGGATACCGCCCCAACCCCCTGCGCACAGGCACTTGCCAGCCAGGTGGATGTGATGGTGCACGAAGCTACCCTCGAAGCCGCCATGCAGGAAAAGGCCAATGCACGGGGGCACTCAACAACGGTGCAGGCGGCAGAAACGGCAAAAACCGCCGGTGCGAAAAAGTTGATTATCACCCATATCAGCTCACGCTATACCCGCGAAGAAGGAGAGAGGCTACTGGATGAGTGTCGAGCGATTTTTCCCGATACTGACCTGGCTCATGACTTTTCCCTATTTTCACTGTAA
- the rlmJ gene encoding Ribosomal RNA large subunit methyltransferase J (ID:JIFNMEKO_03163;~source:Prodigal:2.6) — protein sequence MLSYRHSFHAGNHADILKHTVQSLIIEALNEKEKPYLYLDTHAGAGRYQLNSRHAERTGEYQEGIARIWQQDDIPELLNTYLSCVRALNPQGELRFYPGSPLIALHLLRADDRLQLTELHPADFPLLRSEFAKDDRARTERADGYQQLKAKLPPVSRRGLILIDPPYELKTDYQAVVSGIAEGHKRFSTGVYALWYPVVLRQQVKRMFGALEATGIRSILQLELAVKPDSDRHGMTGSGMVVINPPWKLEQQMHTLLPWLHQRLSPQGTGHTKVHWIVPE from the coding sequence ATGTTGAGTTACCGCCATAGTTTTCATGCTGGCAACCATGCTGATATACTGAAACACACTGTACAAAGTTTGATTATTGAAGCACTGAATGAAAAAGAAAAACCCTATCTGTATCTGGATACCCACGCGGGTGCCGGGCGTTATCAGTTAAACAGTCGCCATGCAGAGCGCACCGGGGAGTATCAGGAGGGGATCGCGCGTATCTGGCAACAGGATGATATCCCTGAGCTATTGAATACTTATCTTTCTTGCGTGCGGGCACTCAATCCACAAGGTGAGCTGCGTTTTTACCCAGGTTCGCCGTTGATTGCCCTGCACCTGCTGCGTGCAGATGATCGTCTGCAACTGACAGAACTGCACCCGGCGGATTTCCCATTGTTACGCAGTGAGTTTGCCAAAGATGACAGAGCTCGCACGGAGCGGGCTGATGGTTATCAGCAATTAAAAGCGAAATTACCCCCGGTATCCCGTCGTGGATTGATTTTGATTGACCCACCTTATGAGCTGAAAACCGATTATCAGGCCGTAGTCAGCGGTATTGCTGAGGGGCATAAACGGTTCAGTACCGGGGTTTATGCACTCTGGTATCCTGTAGTGTTACGTCAACAGGTCAAGAGAATGTTTGGTGCGCTCGAAGCGACCGGTATCCGAAGTATTTTACAGCTTGAACTGGCGGTCAAACCGGACAGTGACCGTCATGGCATGACAGGATCCGGCATGGTGGTGATCAACCCGCCCTGGAAATTGGAACAGCAGATGCATACACTTTTACCCTGGCTGCATCAGCGCTTATCTCCTCAGGGGACCGGACATACAAAGGTTCACTGGATTGTACCTGAGTAG
- a CDS encoding hypothetical protein (ID:JIFNMEKO_03164;~source:Prodigal:2.6) — translation MLANLFFVSLAEEALFRGYLQQRLSQWLGCYGGLLLAALLFGLVHFQGGGLLIVFATLAGVIYGLAWLWSGSVWVSALVHFLFNMLHLLFFTYPVWQRASG, via the coding sequence ATGCTGGCAAACTTATTTTTTGTCTCTCTGGCTGAAGAGGCTCTGTTCCGGGGATACCTGCAACAGCGGCTTAGTCAGTGGCTGGGCTGCTACGGCGGTCTGTTACTGGCCGCATTACTGTTCGGGCTGGTTCACTTCCAGGGGGGAGGTTTGCTGATCGTGTTCGCTACGCTGGCGGGAGTTATCTACGGACTGGCCTGGTTGTGGAGTGGTTCCGTGTGGGTTTCTGCTCTGGTCCATTTTTTGTTTAACATGCTGCATCTGCTGTTTTTTACCTATCCCGTCTGGCAGCGAGCCTCAGGTTAA
- a CDS encoding hypothetical protein (ID:JIFNMEKO_03165;~source:Prodigal:2.6), whose translation MLHLLPGFHNQLIVSRVSVGPESAPFTFYYNLDKALVPFVLFATLPGLLQRPPLAKATAVQWLLLLLAQTRAPFFPRVATPVYAGKLIFCLSG comes from the coding sequence ATGTTACATCTGTTGCCGGGGTTTCATAATCAGCTGATTGTCTCTCGCGTCTCCGTCGGTCCGGAGAGTGCCCCTTTCACCTTCTATTACAATCTCGATAAGGCGTTGGTTCCGTTTGTTTTGTTCGCCACTTTACCGGGGTTGTTGCAACGTCCGCCTCTGGCAAAAGCGACCGCTGTGCAATGGCTGCTGCTGCTGTTGGCTCAAACCAGAGCACCATTTTTTCCCCGAGTGGCTACCCCAGTTTATGCTGGCAAACTTATTTTTTGTCTCTCTGGCTGA
- a CDS encoding hypothetical protein (ID:JIFNMEKO_03166;~source:Prodigal:2.6), producing MGVMRGKINLWLSGHFIFLILPSMTAESANGLPYFTYPTGAVMWYLLAASVALLPFRLKSACVLLLITLFWAFWQQTLGLAGLALLFITMLIAVYRFSQPHRVGSQHSVMCYYS from the coding sequence ATGGGGGTAATGAGAGGGAAAATCAATCTCTGGCTGTCCGGTCACTTTATTTTTCTGATATTGCCATCCATGACTGCTGAGTCAGCAAACGGTTTACCGTATTTTACTTATCCGACAGGGGCGGTTATGTGGTATTTACTGGCAGCGTCGGTTGCCTTGTTACCTTTCCGTCTGAAATCTGCCTGCGTCTTATTGTTAATCACGTTATTCTGGGCGTTTTGGCAGCAGACTCTGGGGCTGGCTGGCCTCGCTTTGCTGTTTATCACCATGCTGATTGCCGTTTATCGGTTTTCACAGCCTCACCGCGTGGGGTCACAGCACTCTGTAATGTGCTATTACTCTTGA
- the prlC gene encoding Oligopeptidase A (ID:JIFNMEKO_03167;~source:Prodigal:2.6) — translation MTNPLLTSFTLPPFSAIKPEHVVPAVEAALGACRAEVERVVAQGAPYTWENLVQPLAEVDDHFSRLFSPISHLNSVKNSAELREAYEQTLPLLSEYSTWVGQHEGLYQAYCFLKANNYETLTLAQKKAVDNALRDFELSGIGLPAEKQQRYGEISARLSELGSTYSNHVLDATMGWSKLITDPGLLSGLPESAIAAAKAQAEAKEQDGWLLTLDIPSYLPVMTYADNQALREEMYRAYATRASDQGPDAGKWDNSPIMKEQLALRHELAQLLGFDSYADKSLATKMAESPEQVLNFLNDLAARARPQAEKELAQLRQFVRENFGTEELQPWDLTYYSEKQKQHLYTISDEQLRPYFPENRVLAGLFEVVKRIYGITATERHDVDTWHPDVRFFDLSDENNLLLGSFYLDLYSREHKRGGAWMDDCVGKMRLADGSLQKPVAYLTCNFNRPLNGKPALFTHDEVTTLFHEFGHGLHHMLTRIETPGVAGINGVPWDAVELPSQFMENWCWEPEALAFISGHVDSGEPLPETLLEKMLAAKNYQAALFILRQLEFGLFDFRLHTEFTPENDQLVLDTLREVKKQVAVVPSPAWGRFPHAFSHIFAGGYAAGYYSYLWADVLAADAYSRFEEEGIFNRETGLSFLDCILTCGGSEEPMTLFKRFRGREPQLDAMLKHYGIQE, via the coding sequence ATGACTAATCCGCTTCTGACCTCGTTTACCCTGCCGCCTTTCTCTGCAATTAAACCCGAACACGTGGTTCCGGCTGTTGAAGCTGCACTGGGTGCCTGCCGCGCAGAAGTTGAACGTGTTGTGGCGCAAGGTGCACCCTATACCTGGGAGAATCTGGTGCAGCCGCTGGCCGAAGTAGATGATCACTTCAGCCGTCTTTTTTCACCGATAAGCCACCTCAACTCAGTGAAAAACAGCGCGGAATTACGTGAGGCTTATGAGCAAACACTGCCGCTACTGTCTGAATACAGTACCTGGGTAGGACAACATGAAGGACTGTATCAGGCGTACTGCTTTCTGAAAGCCAATAATTATGAGACGTTGACGCTGGCGCAAAAGAAAGCCGTAGACAATGCACTGCGCGATTTTGAACTTTCCGGTATCGGTTTGCCTGCCGAAAAACAACAGCGTTATGGCGAAATCAGTGCCCGCCTGTCTGAGCTGGGGTCAACCTATAGCAACCATGTGCTGGATGCTACCATGGGTTGGAGCAAACTGATCACCGACCCGGGCCTGTTATCTGGTCTGCCTGAAAGTGCCATTGCCGCAGCCAAAGCCCAGGCAGAAGCGAAAGAACAGGATGGCTGGCTGCTCACACTGGATATCCCCAGTTATTTACCTGTCATGACCTATGCAGACAACCAGGCACTGCGCGAAGAGATGTACCGCGCTTATGCAACCCGCGCCTCAGATCAAGGCCCCGATGCCGGTAAGTGGGATAACAGCCCGATAATGAAAGAGCAACTGGCGCTGCGCCATGAGTTGGCGCAATTGCTCGGTTTTGACTCTTATGCTGACAAATCGCTGGCCACTAAAATGGCAGAGAGCCCGGAGCAGGTGCTTAATTTTCTTAATGACCTGGCGGCCCGCGCACGTCCTCAGGCAGAAAAAGAGCTGGCGCAATTACGTCAGTTTGTTCGCGAGAACTTCGGTACAGAAGAACTGCAACCCTGGGATTTAACCTACTACAGTGAAAAACAGAAACAGCACCTGTACACCATCTCTGATGAACAGCTGCGCCCTTATTTTCCTGAAAACCGTGTGCTCGCCGGGTTATTTGAAGTAGTTAAGCGTATATACGGCATCACAGCCACTGAACGCCACGATGTTGACACCTGGCATCCCGATGTCCGTTTCTTTGATTTATCAGATGAAAATAATCTGCTGCTGGGTAGCTTCTATCTTGACCTCTACAGTCGTGAACATAAACGTGGTGGCGCATGGATGGATGATTGTGTGGGTAAAATGCGCCTGGCGGATGGTTCGTTACAGAAACCTGTTGCGTATCTGACCTGTAACTTTAACCGTCCACTTAATGGCAAGCCCGCGCTGTTTACCCATGACGAAGTGACCACGCTGTTTCACGAATTCGGCCATGGGTTGCATCATATGCTGACCCGTATTGAGACTCCCGGCGTCGCGGGTATCAATGGCGTACCGTGGGATGCCGTTGAATTGCCGAGCCAGTTTATGGAAAACTGGTGCTGGGAACCGGAAGCGCTGGCATTTATTTCCGGCCATGTTGATAGCGGTGAACCATTACCGGAAACGCTGCTGGAAAAAATGCTGGCGGCGAAGAATTATCAGGCTGCCCTGTTTATCCTGCGGCAACTGGAGTTCGGACTGTTTGATTTCCGTCTGCACACCGAATTTACCCCTGAGAATGATCAACTGGTACTGGATACATTGCGCGAAGTGAAAAAACAAGTCGCTGTGGTTCCGAGCCCTGCCTGGGGACGCTTCCCGCATGCTTTCAGCCACATTTTCGCCGGTGGTTATGCAGCGGGTTATTACAGCTACCTGTGGGCTGATGTTCTGGCAGCAGATGCTTACTCGCGTTTTGAAGAAGAGGGTATTTTCAATCGTGAAACCGGTTTATCTTTCCTTGATTGCATCCTGACATGCGGCGGTTCTGAAGAGCCAATGACGCTGTTCAAACGCTTCCGGGGCAGAGAACCGCAACTCGATGCAATGCTGAAACATTACGGGATTCAGGAATAG
- the rsmJ gene encoding Ribosomal RNA small subunit methyltransferase J (ID:JIFNMEKO_03168;~source:Prodigal:2.6), whose amino-acid sequence MEIALINESSEGGSPLDTLAERWHLHHDASAPFALVFTGERLELRKCDEPKLGGVFVDFVSGTQAHRRRFGGGRGEAVAKAVGIKGNYLPDIIDATAGLGRDAFVLAALGCRVRMLERHPVVAALLDDGLQRGYQDSEIGGWLRERLSLIHASSFEALQQVTEPPDVVYLDPMYPHRQKSALVKKEMRLFQMLIGADDDADTLLAPACRLAKKRVVVKRPDYAPPLAGQATLAAIVTKSHRFDIYPVTTAK is encoded by the coding sequence GTGGAAATAGCCCTGATCAACGAGAGCAGTGAGGGGGGATCCCCCCTCGATACACTCGCTGAGCGCTGGCATTTGCACCACGACGCCAGCGCCCCTTTTGCGCTGGTATTCACTGGTGAACGCCTTGAATTGCGTAAATGTGACGAGCCTAAACTGGGTGGAGTGTTTGTCGACTTTGTTTCCGGCACCCAGGCCCACCGACGCCGTTTTGGTGGTGGGCGGGGGGAAGCCGTCGCCAAAGCCGTAGGCATTAAAGGTAACTATTTGCCTGATATTATCGATGCCACTGCAGGGCTGGGACGGGATGCTTTCGTGCTTGCCGCTCTGGGATGTCGGGTTCGGATGCTGGAGCGTCATCCGGTTGTTGCTGCTTTACTTGATGACGGGCTGCAACGGGGCTATCAGGACAGCGAAATCGGTGGCTGGCTGCGTGAGCGCTTATCACTGATACATGCGTCGAGTTTTGAAGCCTTGCAGCAGGTCACCGAACCACCCGATGTCGTCTACCTTGACCCGATGTATCCGCACCGTCAGAAAAGCGCCCTGGTGAAAAAAGAGATGCGTCTGTTCCAGATGCTGATTGGTGCCGATGACGACGCCGATACTTTACTGGCACCAGCCTGTCGTCTGGCAAAAAAACGCGTGGTAGTGAAGCGGCCGGATTATGCACCTCCCCTCGCGGGTCAGGCAACACTTGCCGCCATTGTCACTAAAAGCCACCGTTTCGATATCTATCCGGTAACCACGGCAAAATGA
- the uspA gene encoding Universal stress protein A (ID:JIFNMEKO_03169;~source:Prodigal:2.6) → MSYKHILIAVDLSPESELLVEKAVSIARPYGAKISLIHVDVNYSDLYTGLIDVNLGDMQKRISEETHTALSALATGADYPVSETLSGSGDLGQVLVDAIKKYDADLVICGHHQDFWSKLMSSARQLINTLHIDMLIVPLRDDEDDEA, encoded by the coding sequence ATGTCTTACAAACACATTCTGATTGCCGTTGATCTTTCACCCGAAAGTGAATTATTGGTTGAAAAAGCGGTTTCTATTGCCCGGCCTTATGGTGCGAAAATATCCCTGATCCATGTCGATGTTAACTATTCTGATCTTTACACCGGTCTGATTGATGTCAACTTAGGTGATATGCAAAAGCGTATCTCAGAAGAGACGCATACCGCACTGAGTGCGTTGGCGACAGGGGCGGATTATCCGGTAAGTGAAACACTGAGTGGCAGTGGCGATCTTGGACAAGTGTTAGTGGATGCGATCAAAAAATATGATGCCGACTTAGTGATTTGCGGCCATCATCAGGATTTCTGGAGCAAGCTGATGTCTTCGGCCCGCCAGCTGATCAACACCTTACATATCGATATGCTGATTGTTCCTCTGCGCGATGATGAGGATGACGAAGCGTAA
- the pitA gene encoding Low-affinity inorganic phosphate transporter 1 (ID:JIFNMEKO_03170;~source:Prodigal:2.6) produces MLHLFADLDFHTVVLLALALLFVLFYEAINGFHDTANAVATVIYTRAMRSQLAVIMAGVFNFFGVLLGGLSVAYAIVHLLPTDLLLNVGSTHGLVMVFSMLLAAIIWNLGTWYFGLPASSSHTLIGAIIGIGLTNALLTGTSVVNALNMPKVIGIFMSLIISPIVGLVIAGGLVFLLRRYWSGNKKRRRIHMTPADREKIDGKKKPPFWTRTALIISAIGVSYSHGANDGQKGIGLIMLVLIGVAPAGFVVNMHASGYDITRTRDAVTHLEQYYQKQTPQDSAVTGVIPVAPAAPGTAVYHCDSAHPLPALHQAQVLLNDLQQYDALEPAQRAQLRRLLMCAADTADKLARQAQEKGEDGRYLKRLEGDLLNTIEYAPLWIIMAVALALALGTMIGWRRVATTIGEKIGKKGMTYAQGMSAQMTAAVSIGVASYTGMPVSTTHVLSSSVAGTMIVDGGGVQARTIKNILLAWVLTLPVSIILSGGLYWIALQFIA; encoded by the coding sequence GCTTTTTGTCCTTTTTTATGAAGCTATTAATGGGTTTCATGACACGGCAAATGCAGTTGCAACAGTGATTTATACCCGGGCAATGCGTTCACAGCTGGCTGTTATCATGGCTGGTGTGTTTAATTTTTTTGGGGTTCTGCTCGGTGGGTTAAGTGTGGCGTATGCGATTGTGCATCTGCTGCCCACTGATCTGTTATTGAATGTAGGATCGACGCATGGCCTGGTCATGGTGTTTTCCATGCTGCTGGCGGCGATTATCTGGAATCTGGGGACCTGGTACTTCGGTTTGCCTGCTTCCAGTTCACATACGTTGATTGGTGCAATTATTGGTATCGGGCTGACCAATGCCTTACTTACCGGTACTTCTGTGGTTAATGCACTGAATATGCCCAAAGTGATAGGCATATTTATGTCACTGATCATTTCACCTATCGTCGGTCTGGTGATTGCTGGTGGGCTGGTCTTTTTGCTGCGGCGTTACTGGAGTGGCAATAAAAAGCGTCGCCGCATCCATATGACACCCGCGGATCGCGAAAAAATTGACGGCAAGAAAAAACCGCCATTCTGGACGCGGACAGCATTAATTATCTCTGCCATTGGCGTCAGTTATTCGCATGGTGCGAATGACGGACAGAAAGGGATAGGTTTGATCATGCTGGTATTGATCGGTGTGGCGCCGGCGGGATTTGTCGTTAACATGCACGCGTCTGGCTATGATATCACCCGAACCAGAGATGCAGTTACTCATCTTGAACAGTACTACCAAAAGCAGACACCGCAAGATAGTGCAGTGACAGGTGTAATCCCTGTCGCTCCTGCAGCACCGGGTACGGCAGTTTATCATTGTGACAGTGCGCATCCTCTCCCTGCATTACATCAGGCGCAGGTGCTGCTAAATGACCTGCAACAGTATGATGCGCTGGAACCCGCTCAGCGTGCACAATTACGTCGGTTACTGATGTGTGCTGCTGATACCGCTGATAAACTGGCGCGTCAGGCACAAGAAAAAGGGGAAGACGGCCGCTATCTCAAGCGCCTTGAGGGTGACTTGCTCAACACGATTGAATATGCCCCATTGTGGATAATCATGGCGGTAGCACTGGCGTTAGCGTTGGGTACCATGATCGGCTGGCGTCGGGTTGCGACTACGATCGGTGAAAAAATTGGTAAAAAGGGCATGACCTACGCGCAGGGAATGTCAGCACAGATGACCGCTGCGGTATCGATTGGTGTTGCCAGCTACACAGGTATGCCGGTTTCAACCACCCATGTGCTCTCTTCCTCTGTCGCAGGCACCATGATTGTTGATGGAGGGGGTGTACAGGCCCGCACAATTAAAAACATTTTGCTGGCCTGGGTATTAACGCTGCCTGTCTCGATCATTTTATCTGGCGGTTTATACTGGATTGCCCTGCAATTTATCGCTTAA